The Brassica napus cultivar Da-Ae chromosome C7, Da-Ae, whole genome shotgun sequence genomic interval CAGCTATGGGCGACAAGATTTCCAGACTCCTATGCAGACTTCTTGGACCCAGGGCAATCTGATCACTCTCCCTACATTGTCAAGATTCCCTCTGTCAGACGTTCATCTAGGAAGCCTTTCAAGTTCTTTCATCATGTCATGGACCATCCAGATTACGCATCTGTTGTTTCTAATGTGTGGAATCCGGGGACTATCATGGGGACAACTCAGTTCAGGCTGGTAAGgtcaatgaaaatgatgaaaaaaGATATGAGGAACCTCAATAAAAGGAACTTCAGCGGTGTTTCTCAAAGGGTGAAGGAGCAAACAGGAAAGGTAGGACTTCTACAGAGAGCTCTCCTTACTAGGCCAGACCCGGTAGCGGCTAGAGAGGAGCATCAGGAAAGAGCAACATTAAACATACTTTTGAATGCAGAGCAAAAGTTTTACAGACAAAAATCAAGAGTAAGATGGGCAGATGTGGGAGACAGAAACACTACATTTTACCACCAGTAAGTAACTCAAAGAAATTCCAGGAACCATATTCACTTTCTTAACGATGGCCATGGCAATTTTATCGGCGAAACAGCTGATATCAAGGCGCATGCTGCCTCATATTTTCAAGGAATTCTTGGAGAAACAGACATGAACTCCTCCCCTGTTGATGTTGCTGGTCTTAGAGAGTTGCTAACCTTTAATAGTTCAGAGCTACAGCAAGCATACTTGAAAAGGGAAGTTCTAGCTGCAGAAATCCAGGGTACAATCTTCTCATTGCCTCTGAATAAAATTCCAGGACCAGATGGATATCCGGTAGAGTTCATTAGATCATCATGGGACTGTTATTGCTGCAATTGGGGAGTTCTTCAGGAATGGCCGTTTACTCAAGGACCTTAATACAACCACTATTGTGCTGATTCCAAAATCTGACGAAGCTTGCAAACTTCAGGACTATAGGCCTATCAGCTACTGTAACATAGTGTACAAGGTCATCACAAAGATCTTAGCAAATAGACTGAAACCTATCCTGCGGTCTTGTATCTCCATGAATCAAGCGGCTTTCCTTAAAGGTCGTAGCTTGGGTGAAAATGTTCTTCTCGCCTCGGAATTGATCAGAACATACAAGTCCCCGCGCTGTCAGAGAAGTTGTATGCTGAAAGTGGATATTAGGAAGGCTTTTGACACAGTCTCTTGGGATTTCATCTTGAAACTGCTAGCGGCTCAAGACTTTCCTCTTCTATTTGTCACTTGGATAAAAGAGTGTATAACTTCTCCTCGCTTCTCAGTTGCCATCAATGGTGAACTCGCCGGTTTCTTTCCCGGTAAGAAAGGTCTGAGACAAGGAGACTCCATCTCCCCATACCTCTTTATCTTGATCATGGAAGTGCTATCAAAACTGCTAGAAAAAGCAGTAGATGACGGAGACATTCGACTGCACCCAAATTGTCATGAACCAAGGATCACACACTTGCTTTTTGCAGATGACCTGTTGGTTTTCTCTGATGGGTCTAGGCACTCCATATCAGGTATTAAAAAGGTTCTATCTGTCTTTAAAGAATGGACAGGCCTAGACATGAATCCTGAAAagtctgaaattttttttggggGTTATTCTGAGGTCGAAGCTTATGTGATCAGTGACATCTCGGGGTTCCGAATAGGAACTTTCCCTACTAGGTATCTGGGTCTACCTTTAAATCCTAGTAGAATCAGCTTCGCCACTCTCCAGCCGTTTCTTGAACGCATCACCGCTAAATTGCATTCTTGGACTGCTAAGACTTTGTCATTTGCAGGGAAAGTTCAACTAGTATCCTCAGTAGTGTATGGGATGGTAAATTTCTGGAGTTCGGTCATTGCCCTGCCTAAGCGGTTTTATGAAAAAGTTGACTCGTTATGTTCGGCGTTTCTGTGGAAAAATAGTACTACTTCGGCAGCTGGAGCTAGAGTCAGCTGGGCTAGTATCTGCAAGCCAAAGAAGGAGAGGGGTCTGGTATTGAGAAGGGTGGAGGAATTTCAAATGGTCTTTGAGTTGAAAAGAGTGTGGAATTATTTTTCTGATGAAGGCTCCTTGTGGGTTGCTTGGATCAAGGCTAATGTGTTCACTAACCATTGCTATTGGACTATACCAGATTCTCAAAGAGTCTCTCCAACTGTTCGGAGCATGATCATCAGAGCGAGAGAAAGGGTGAGAGAGTTCATGAGATGTAGTGTTGGAGATGGATGTACTGCAAGTTTTTGGCACGACTCTTGGACAGATTTGGGGCATTGATCTTGGCTTTGGGAGCTAGAGGTCCATGAGATCTTCGGATCAACTGTGAAGCTCCGGTTATCAGAGCAGTGGTAGATGGAAACTGGTTTCTTCCTCCAGCAAGATCTGAAGAGGCAGTGACTTTGCAGATTGTGCTCTCAACCATGGCCCCACCTCACTCGGATAGGGGTGATGACAAGTATCTTTGGCGTAATGGAGCTGATCATTTTGTTCCAAAGTTTTCTTCTAAAGCAACATGGCACCGTATCAGAGAGAGAGCTCCTGAGGTCCCTTGGTGGGATCTGATATGGTTTAAAGAAGAGATTCCAAGATGTTCCTTTGTAGCTTGGATGGCAGTACTCTCCAGACTACCTACTAAAGATAGATTGTCCTCGTGGGGCATGAATGTCTCTACGCTTTGCgtcatgtgctcttctggacaTGAATCCCATCACCACTTATTCTTTTTGTGCCCATATGTCTCAGCTGTCTGGTCTCACTTCTCTGGAAGCGCTTGGCAAGCTGCTCCGTCGTCTATGCTTGAGGTTGCTGATATCATCGCTGTATCTCCTCAGTTGCGAGTGGTGATTAAATTGTTGATGCAGGTTATTGTTTACTGCATCTGGCGGGAGAGGAATTCTCGCATTTTCAAGCGGGTTGCCACTTCAGAAGCAGGGGTGATCTCGCGTGTTGATAGGCTCATCAGGGATCAGCTCCTCTCCATCTCTCCTTCAAGACCACAGTCTCCGTCGCTGCTCCAGCTATTCTTCTCCCTCACCTATCGGCCTCCTTAGCTTTGTTATATTTCCTTCTCTGATCTTGCTTTCCTCTTTTGTAATAAGTGGATCTCCACAAccttaaaaaacataaaagtctggtataaatcttaacatttacaccaaaaaaaaaaaggtttacaCGTTAACCCTAAACTTTTCACTAtctttactttttgttttcgtttttgCCGGTGTCCAAGAAATCGTGTTAGGCCTAAACGGCGTTTATGCGCTTAACACACTTCTATTGTGGAGGTATTATTTTAAGGGTGGGTTTAGAATCTTTAGATAGGAATAAAAATTCAGAGGTCTACGCAGCATGTATGCAGTTTTTATGCGGTCTATCAGTCTATGCGAGTTGTCCGTTTAATTTTCGATTTGTCCAAACATTTAGGATTTGGAGTCGACTATGGTATATGTTGTAGGACCAATCGGTTGGACCAATTCGGAAAATTCTCTTCTTACCACATATACACAATTATTACTTTTTCTTTCTAGAAACTTGGAATAAATAGTTTTCTTCTTAAACTAAAATGGAATAAATAGTTTGTTAATTATATCGTTGATAGATCATGTTACTTTGTTAGCATTGCTTCATTagcaaaacataaaattatataaaagtgGTTACACATGTATGAATATGATCAACTAAAAATGGTTGGTTACACATGTAATCGTTTGCAAGGAAGCCATGGTGTGgtgttttcaaattatttgataactttttttttttggtaaaaaattacTTAGAGTTGGCTCAGTGTAAAAGAGCTACTCGGGTTTGATTCGCGCTAGAAGAGACTTTC includes:
- the LOC125590589 gene encoding uncharacterized protein LOC125590589, with product MAPPHSDRGDDKYLWRNGADHFVPKFSSKATWHRIRERAPEVPWWDLIWFKEEIPRCSFVAWMAVLSRLPTKDRLSSWGMNVSTLCVMCSSGHESHHHLFFLCPYVSAVWSHFSGSAWQAAPSSMLEVADIIAVSPQLRVVIKLLMQVIVYCIWRERNSRIFKRVATSEAGVISRVDRLIRDQLLSISPSRPQSPSLLQLFFSLTYRPP